The proteins below come from a single Drosophila suzukii chromosome X, CBGP_Dsuzu_IsoJpt1.0, whole genome shotgun sequence genomic window:
- the LOC118878207 gene encoding uncharacterized protein translates to MAPKKRISMIAPGSVVRVVQTTETASRRSVGTQTNVLAMGPSKRKKMNALQIPPSQHLATHLMPAVNPQAEPLAASILICKQPAACPPFVPDLKEKACQAVDDGTLDSADRVIIPNKGKQPIEYLQYLMTNRSENTNHWDRKRLETLMTLINDNPPPNWLLASQMWLEVDQLEERIEAYDQRELLNAKKHKMDEELANGQYGGQNGQQGEQQNE, encoded by the coding sequence ATGGCCCCAAAGAAACGCATTTCGATGATCGCACCGGGGAGCGTGGTACGGGTAGTGCAGACGACCGAGACCGCGTCCCGGCGTTCAGTTGGCACCCAAACGAATGTCCTGGCAATGGGTCCGTCGAAGCGCAAGAAGATGAATGCCTTGCAGATACCGCCATCCCAACATTTGGCCACGCACCTGATGCCGGCGGTCAATCCGCAGGCAGAACCGTTGGCCGCTTCCATTCTGATATGTAAACAACCGGCGGCTTGCCCACCGTTTGTTCCCGATTTGAAAGAGAAGGCCTGCCAGGCGGTGGACGACGGTACTCTGGATTCAGCCGACCGTGTGATCATCCCGAATAAAGGCAAGCAACCGATTGAATATCTGCAGTACCTGATGACCAATCGAAGCGAAAATACCAATCACTGGGATCGTAAACGTCTGGAAACTTTGATGACCCTAATCAACGACAATCCACCGCCGAATTGGCTTCTGGCGTCCCAAATGTGGCTGGAGGTCGACCAACTGGAGGAGCGTATAGAGGCCTACGATCAGAGGGAACTGCTCAATGCCAAGAAACATAAGATGGACGAGGAGCTGGCCAATGGTCAATACGGGGGGCAGAACGGGCAGCAGGGTGAGCAGCAGAACGAATAG
- the LOC118878206 gene encoding uncharacterized protein yields the protein MAPKKRISMIAPGSVVRVVQTTETASRRSVGTQTNVLAMGPSKRKKMNALQIPPSQHLATHLMPAVNPQAEPLAASILICKQPAACPPFVPDLKEKACQAVDDGTLDSTDRVIIPNKGKQPIEYLQYLMTNRSENTNHWDRKRLETLMTLINDNPPPNWLLASQMWLEVDQLEERIEAYDQRELLNAKKHKMDEELANGQYGGQNGQQGEQQNEEVYQPSPKT from the coding sequence ATGGCCCCAAAGAAACGCATTTCGATGATCGCACCGGGGAGCGTGGTACGGGTAGTGCAGACGACCGAGACCGCGTCCCGGCGTTCAGTTGGCACCCAAACGAATGTCCTGGCAATGGGTCCGTCGAAGCGCAAGAAGATGAATGCCTTGCAGATACCGCCATCCCAACATTTGGCCACGCACCTGATGCCGGCGGTCAATCCGCAGGCAGAACCGTTGGCCGCTTCCATCCTGATATGTAAACAACCGGCGGCTTGCCCACCGTTTGTTCCCGATTTGAAAGAGAAGGCCTGCCAGGCGGTGGACGACGGTACTCTGGATTCAACCGACCGTGTGATAATCCCGAATAAAGGCAAGCAACCGATTGAATATCTGCAGTACCTGATGACCAATCGAAGCGAAAATACCAATCACTGGGATCGTAAACGTCTGGAAACTTTGATGACCCTAATCAACGACAATCCACCGCCGAATTGGCTTCTGGCGTCCCAAATGTGGCTGGAGGTCGACCAACTGGAGGAGCGTATAGAGGCCTACGATCAGAGGGAACTGCTCAATGCCAAGAAACATAAGATGGACGAGGAGCTGGCCAATGGTCAATACGGGGGGCAGAACGGGCAGCAGGGTGAGCAGCAGAACGAAGAGGTTTATCAGCCTTCACCAAAGACTTAG